The Archocentrus centrarchus isolate MPI-CPG fArcCen1 chromosome 5, fArcCen1, whole genome shotgun sequence genome contains the following window.
AGGCCTCAGGTACAAGCCCATTACATCCAAGCACAAATGAAGCTGTCTCAGTAGAGGGCTTGAGGAAAAGTGAAGAAAGGGTAAATAAGCTTCAAGCTCACTTCAAATTCAGCTATGACAAATGGAAATGGACAAATGTGTTTTGGATGTCTTAGCTTTGGACACCTATCTAAGAAATGTGAAAGGAGAAATATTTGTAACACCTGCAAGGGAAAACACCCAAGGTGTCTACATGAAGAACGAGACAAGGAGTCCAGAAGAAATAAAGACAGCAATAAAGAACAAAAGGAAATGAATGAAAGAGGCCCTGGAAATCAAGGAAACACCAAGTGAGGCAATCTCAAACCGTGTCATCCAAGGTAATAAGAGCAATCTCACATCTACAATAATTCCAGTTTGGTTATCCACAATAAGCAACCCAGAGCAGGAGATGCTAGTATACGCCCTTCTAGATAGTCAGAGCGACACTACATTTGTTCTGCAAGAAAAGGCAGATGTTCTGGACACGGAAAAGAGAGATGTACAGTTAAGGCTCTCCACATTGTCATCTAAAGATGCAGTTGTCCCAAGTCAAAGGCTCTCAGGGCTACAAGTCAGAGGTTTCTACTCATCAAAGAGAATCTCCCTTCCCAGTACATACACAAGAGAGTTCATCCCTGCCAATTTAAGCCATATTCCCACACCTAATACAGCGAGAGTATGGCCTCACTTGGAACACCTCGCTGAAGAGATCGCCCCTCTGATTGAATGCGATGTTAGTCTGCTAATAGGTTATAACTGTTCACAAGCTTTTGTACCTAGAGAAGTTGTGTCTGGAAAGAACAGTGGGCCCTTTGCCCAAAGGACAGATCTCGGCTGGACAATAGTCGGAGGTGTCAATCCTTGTGTCAACTATGGAGCATCATTGGATGCAGTCACAGGATCGTTGTCAAAGAAATGACACCCAGCCCACCATCTGATCAGTTGTCAAAGGAAGTGCACTACATCTCTCGCACCCAGGTCAAGGAAGTTGTCACACCTTCAGATGTACTCAAAATGCTCGAGGCTGATTTCAATGAAAGGCAAGTGGAAGATTCTCATCTCTCGAGAGAGGCTTTACGCTTCATTTCGATAATGGAGGAAGAAGTGAAAATTTGAGAAGATGGACATTGTGAGTTACCTTTACCTTTTAAAGAGGATAGACCGCATCTACCAAACAACAAGAACTGTGCAGAACACTGACTTAAGTGCCTGAAGAAAAGATTTGAAAAGGATAAACAATATCACAGGGACTACCTCAAGTTTATGAACGAAATAATAGAGTGTGGAGATGCAGAAAAGGTACCTCCTGAAGAACTGGACAAACATCTGACCTGGTACATACTTCACCATGGGGTGTACCATCCCCACAAGCCCGGAACATTAAGAGTGGTGTTTGATTGCTCAGCAAAGTATGAAGGAGTCTTATTGAACGATCACCTGTTGACAGGGCCAGAGTTAAGTAACACACTGGTAGGAGTCCTGTGCAGATTCCGAAAGGGACAAGTGGCAGTGATGTGCGACATCAAACGCATGTTTCATCAGTTCAGCGTCAGAGCAGAAGATCAAGACTATTTCCGCTCCATTGTCCCACCACAGGAAGGACAATGGAGATTTTCATTCTACTCCATCTGTCTACCGCATGCGTGTCCACCTGTTTGGAGCTGCTTCATCGCCTGCCTGCGCAAACTTTGGCCTTAAGTACATCGCAGCACAAGGTCAGGGACAGTTTAGTGAAGCGACAGTAAGATTAATTGAAAGAAATTTTTACGTCGATGACGGCCTGATCAGTTTCCATTCAGAAAAGGAGGCAATTTGTCTGGTGAACGAAGCAAAGCAACTCTGCAACACTGGAAAACTGCGACTGCATAAGTTCGTTTCAAACAGTCAACAAGTACTCAAATCCCTTCCCAAGGAAGGCTGTGCAGAGACAGCGAAAACCAAAGACCTTGCACTCCGTGAGCAGCAGACTGAAAGAGCTCTAGGTGTCAAATGGTGTGTCGCTTCAGACCATTTTCAGTTTCGAGTGGTCGTAAATGAGCGTCCACTTTCCAGAAGAGGAGTGTTGTCGATTGTGGCCTCCATCTACGACCCACTCGATCTTTTGGCGCCCTTCGTTTTACTTGGCAAACAAATACTGCAGCAAATGTGTCGTGACAAAACGGACTGGGATGCACCATTCTCAAGTGAACTTAAGCCACGGTGGGAGTCCTGGCTGTCAGATCTCAAGAAACTTGCAGATGTCAAGATCAACCGTTGTTACCTTCCTAAGGATTTCAGAGCAGTTCAGAAATATGAACTCCACTATTTTTCAGATGCAAGTGTTCCAGGATATGGAGTTTGTACCTACCTAAGAGCCATCAGTGTATCCGGGCAAATCCATTACTCACTTGTATTTGCCAAGTCCAGGGTAGCACCCACAAGGGTGACTACAGTACCAAGATTGGAGCTGTCTGCAGCAGTTGTCGCAGTACGTATAAGTGACATGCTCAAGGCAGAATTGGAGCTTGAAAACATTGAagaatgcttttggacagatTCGCAAGTCGTCTTGGGATACATCAGCAATGAAGCCAGGCGATTTCACGTTTTCGTAGCAAATCAAGTCCAGCGTATCAAAGAGAGTACTAAACCAATGCAGTGGAAGTATGTCGCGTCAGAAGAAAATCCCGCTGACCATGCGTCTCGTGGATTAAAGGCTAAGGACCTTGTTACTTCCAACTGGTTTTGTGGACCAAGTTTTCTTTGGCAAGAGGAGCTTCTCAGTGGAGAGATTAAGGTGGGAGAACTTCAATCAGAGGACCCAGAAGTACGCAAAGTAGTCGTACACCGAACAACGGCAAGATTGGAGTCCCTGGCTGAAAGTTTTGTGAAATTCTCCAGCTGGTCAAGACTGGTCAAAGCTATTGCAAGATTTATCAGATTTGGAAGAGAGTTTAAGAAGATGCAAGGAAGAACCAGTGAAACTACTAGTCTTTAAGAAAGACAAGAAGCTGAGCTTAGGATCATAACTATTGTACAAAGATCAGTCTTCTTCAAGGAGATCAAGGAGCTTCAGTCCTGATAAGAGATAACTGAAGACAAGACAAGTAGGCTCTACCGACTTAATCCCTTCCTGGACCACAAGGGTGTCCTCCAAGTGGGAGGTAGATTGGAGCAAGCTACGCTACATCCATACGTCAAGCACCCAGCTATCTTGCCAAAGACCAGCCACAACACAAGGCTACTGATCGATCACTATCATCAGCGAGTGAAACATCAAGGTCAGGGCATGACAATAAATGAGCTAAGAGCAAATGACATTTGGACACTTTGATGCAGTCGAGCAGTATCATCCTATATCTACAACTGTGTCAAATGCAGGAAATTCAGACATGGAACAGAAGAGCAGAAGATGGCGAACCTGCCTAGTGAGAGGATGGAAACAACTCCCCCCTTCACATATTGTGGGATGGATTGCTTTGGTCCATATTATgtcaaggaaggaaggaaagagctCAAACGCTATGGACTGCTGTTCACATGCCTGTGCTCTCATGCAGTACATATTGAGTTACTCGATGATCTGTCAACTCACTCCGTGCTTTCATTGCCCTATGTGGAAATGTCTGTCAGTTGCGGTCGGACCAGGGTACTAACTTTGTTGGGGCAGGGCGAGAGTTCCTGGAAGCGGTTAAAGAAATAGACCAGGAAAGTCTGAAGCAACTTGGCTGCGAATTCATTATGAACCCTCCCTCCGCCAGTCATATGGGTGGAGCCTGGGAGAGGCAAATTCGTACAATCAGAAGTGTGTTGTCTTCTATTCTGAATCAGTCATCCCGCATATTGGACTGTTCATCATTATGGACCTATCTTTATGAAGTGATGGCTATAGTGACCAGTCGACCCATCACCACACACCTACTCAACAATCCTACTGGACCTCAACCACTTACGCCCAACCTTCTCTTGACGATGAAGTCATCCATAATACTACCACCTCCTGGAGACTTCGCAAGGGAGGATCTGTATCTTCGCAAGAGATGGCGTAGAGTTCAATACCTGGCCAATGAGTTCTGGCACAGATGGAAAAAGGAATATTTGTTGGGTCTGCAGCATAGGAAGAAATGGCAGAAAACAAGGAGAAATGCCAAGGTCAACGACGTAGTGATCATACAAGATGACAGGGCACCCAGAAACAATTGGAAACTCGCTAAGGTCACAGCAGTGTATCCAAGTGAAGACGGATGTGTACGCAAAGTGCAGCTGTTGATCAGTGACTCTGCATTAGATTGCCATAGAAAGAGACTCAGTAAACAGGTGCACTTGGACAGACCTATTCATAAGACAGTTACATTGTTAGAGGCAGAATAGAACCACTCACACTtgtaataaaaatcacaaatgatTTGGTGGGAGTGTGGCTGCCGTCAGAGGCAAAGGTCATATATtttggtttattatttttaatctttggtTAAAAAGGGCAATAAATATGTTGGGTTATTTTTATCTAAAAAGttcaataaaaataagtaacaaTGTTAAGTAAAGTAATGTGGTTAAAGTTCATTTATCGGGTTAAAAAGGAGGAAagaacattaaaatgtaaaggGAATTCATTTTTTGTTCCGCATGCCACATTGTTGTTCCTGGGACAAGATTGAGTGGTGCACTTAGAGAGCCACACGGAACGTTTCGCCTGACATGTCTGCAAGAGACCAGTCATAAGAAGTTTCCCAGAAGATAAAGGGTGTTTCTTGTATAAGAAGAAGCTGTATAAATCGTTTTTATTCCTCTGGAGTTAATGCGGCCAGTGAGGtacagtttattgttttatttgtgtcttttatttatgtaaattcTCTTTGTTTGCCATGAGCTAATTcaggtttgtgttttcctttcttaGTTCTGACGGCGTTTTTGGGGCACTGTTAAGGCATGTAAAGACATGTGAGCCACAATAAATGTCTGTTGAAACCTAAAGAACGAAGTTGAGCCTTGATTGAACTCGAGAGGAGTAACAgactttgttaaataaatgctaCATATGTCTGTGCTAGTGCTGCCAGGCAAAGGGGACCTGTCATGTTGGTTTTCCATTCTGaatagtttttgtttcatttgtgacTCACAGGCCACACGGCATTCAGTCATCTGATCATACGCCTATTGCTTGCACCAACATGATTAAGGACAAAATTAAATTTGTTGCATGcaatttcatttttcaattCTACTCTGACACTACCATGTACTTTTATCCAaccattttgttattttgtgcaGAGTATAAAGAGTGAGATACACTGTaaggacaaaagtattgggccacacctGTTAATCTTTGAATTTAGCATCTAGCCATGCCATCTGCCTTTACAAGCATTTTTGAAAGAATGGTCaatctaaagagctcactgaactctagtgtggtactgtaataggataTCAACATTGCAAAGAGTCAGTGTGTGAATTTTTTCCCCTCCGAGATACTCCATCATCAACTTTAAggggtattattgcaaagtggaagagttcaggaaccacagcaactcagccaccaAGTGGCAGACAAtataaagttacagagcggAGTTGCTGCTATGCATAGTGTGTGAAATTTCaccaacgctctgctgactcagtaacttaAGAGTTTGAAACCTTCCCTGGTATTAACATGAGTATAAAAACTGTGCACTGGGAGCTTCATAGCATGGGTTTCTATTGCCAAGCAGCTCCTATAGGCATAATGTGTaagtggcccagtacttttccATATTGTATATGTTCTTGCacagtgattttgtttttaatgattgcAGTTCCTCGAATGCAAACAGCTCTGGGAATTTGTGTCAGTTCTAATTTGCTGCCAACTTCTGTACATCTCACAAGTTGATATGAGTCACCTGATTCTTGAAGTTGTTCAGCTTATCTGTCTGTTCACTCAGGCTTCTTATtgctaaaatacacacatttacaaagaCTTGCTGATATCCCTCGACTGCTTTAGCATCTGACAAACGTGACAAACATGAGAACTAATGAGGAAACATGATGATAGCCTTATTCATGTAGTGATGGACTGAACGTTGAGAAACATCTGAACCCTGCTTTCCAAAACTATATTTAGTTTAGAGTTTGCTTTGTGTCTTTTGGTCTGCATTTATAACCCATAACAGAGGTGAATTCTAGCTGCTCTTCTATTCTAACAGGAATGTCTGAGCAGAGAGGAGCTGTGTGTCTTCTGTATGGAGGCTGTGCAGCTTCCgaaccacacagtgatgctgcTGGTTAGGGCACTTTCATTAATGCCCCTGTAAAAAGTGACCATGATGGGTGCTGGAGCTCTCGCTCTCCTCAGTTTGTGGAGGAAGCAGAGGCGATGTTGGGCTTTCTTGGCCAATGCAGCAGAGTTGGTGGTCGTGGTCTctgattcattcatttaaaaatttttcaCTTTAAGTTCAAATTTTGttcacagaaaattaaaatttgtcAGTTCTAGTGAAAGGCATCCATCTCATTTAGGACTGAACCTCCTGTTAGAGATCATAGTTAGTATTGGGAAATCATGAAGTGCTGTTCATGAAAGTTTAAACACCTGAGCTCACCTTCAGCTACAATCATGTGACTGGTTTGAGCGTGCCTACATGACAgtgtgttgctgttgttcctgCTACTGTCAGCTACGCTGTGCTTCACAGTACTGGTATTGGAGTTTCActcagaaagaatgcaggtgtTTTCCACCTCATGATAGTTActtaagtgtttgtgttttatgagATTAACAGACTGATTTCTGCTGACTGAATGGTGATGAGGTTATTGCTTCATCACCAACCAGAAGGAGATTAATAATTTGTTTCACCCAAAATCAGAAACTGGTGTTCGCAATTAGACACAATGACACATAGTGTATAATATATAGAGTGCAATGTATATCAGTGTATCTCTATATCTGTATGTCATGCTTTTCCAGCTTAGAGGAATTTCCAACTTCAAAATatcttcaaaaatatttttttcttcaatttatttattaggatttcctttaaattttaaatgttttccagtTGTTCAAGGAATTACATAAAAGTGTGTAGCTTTCTGTTGAATTGTTACTCTACATGAATTGATATAAAACATTCAGGGCCAGTGCTTTTTAGGTTTAAAGCACAGTTAAAGGAAAATAGGTTTCAATTTCAGAAgagttttaaatgtcttttttagcCACTTTATCAATTGGGTTTTCAATTACACACATGgtgcacggtggcgcagtgcactgctgcctcacagttagaataacatctaaaaggcctgggtttgattccaccttggcccaggtccctctctctgtgtggagtgtggagtctaaagacatgcagttactggccttaggttaattggccactctaaattgcccatgggtgtgaatggttgtctgtctgtctgtgttagccctgcgatgggctggtgacctgtacagggtgtaccctgcctctcgccctgtgtcagccccttgcgaccctgaacaggataagcggaagaggatttatggttttcaattaaatatatttttctttaccaaatggaattacagaaaaaaagtattttaaatcaaataaggtcaaacaaTCTTATTGCCATTTCTGTTCATGAATTGATCATGCTTGTGCAGGGTAAGTTGTGCTTGTGATGGTAAATTTAGTATACTTTAAAGTTGTACTTGAGTGATAAAGTGCTGCCCACTTGCTGTAATGCTAATCATTAATTTATGGTGCCACAGACATAACATCTGAGCTAAATTTCTGCTATTGGCTCTTGTTCTGAgctccaatccaataaacaacaccaaacaagagtcaatagcagaataagcagtttggcattggcagagaaaatgtgacaagtttttcatgggcgcaacccacatgctcaactctgctgctcaacccacaaatcacaaatgcattttctttacaaatgtggcaccatttaagggtaaataaacaggctttccaacacgATAAGATTAATTGCCAAGAAGTattgttacagcaaagaaataacTGACCAAACACAATTTTCCTCACTTTTTGTACTAAGTATAATTCTTTCAAACTGTTTTATATACGTACACCATTACTGGCAATAGTAGGCTAATAAGGTATGTTGGCCAGCTTGATAGTcataccttcttttttttctaaaaaaagaTAATGgtggttatttttttctaa
Protein-coding sequences here:
- the LOC115780631 gene encoding uncharacterized protein LOC115780631 isoform X1, encoding MRVHLFGAASSPACANFGLKYIAAQGQGQFSEATVRLIERNFYVDDGLISFHSEKEAICLVNEAKQLCNTGKLRLHKFVSNSQQVLKSLPKEGCAETAKTKDLALREQQTERALGVKWCVASDHFQFRVVVNERPLSRRGVLSIVASIYDPLDLLAPFVLLGKQILQQMCRDKTDWDAPFSSELKPRWESWLSDLKKLADVKINRCYLPKDFRAVQKYELHYFSDASVPGYGVCTYLRAISVSGQIHYSLVFAKSRVAPTRVTTVPRLELSAAVVAVRISDMLKAELELENIEECFWTDSQVVLGYISNEARRFHVFVANQVQRIKESTKPMQWKYVASEENPADHASRGLKAKDLVTSNWFCGPSFLWQEELLSGEIKVGELQSEDPEVRKVVVHRTTARLESLAESFVKFSSWSRLVKAIARFIRFGREFKKMQGRTSETTSL